The sequence AAGCCTTGAGCGATTTTGCGGAATTCGGTTTCCCAGCGATCAAAAGTACCAAATTGTTTGGCGAAAGCTGAGCGTAATTCACCATCGGCTTTGCCATTACCGCCCAGGTTATCAAAATATAATTCGTGCAAAATGACCGAGCCTGTGCGAATCAAATGCTCCCGCTTGAGATCATTGTAGAGAAACGCTGGCGTGTCGGGGTTTGCGAGTGCCTGACTCAACTGATCATTCACCGCATTCAATGTTTTTACCGAACCGCTGTAATTGTTAGTCCAATGCGACTCGATCAAATTGGCAGAAAGGCCTTTTAATTTTGCGGCATTGAAGGATAAAGGTTTTGGTTTTATTTCGGTGATCATCCAATTTGCTCCTTTAGGTGCTGCCTGAGACGACGATTCAGCTGCGCTAACATTTGATGCCGATGCAATAAGCAACCCTGCGGCAGCGGTCGCACTGGTAGCCAGGAAATCACGTTTGTTTTGGTTAAAATCATTCATTGGTTTTCCTCCGTTAAGTGTAAGCAATGAGTTCGAGCAGATCGAAAGATGACTTAATTAATCCCCATTAACGACACCGCAAGCCCAACAAGCGCCGACATGCCAATCACCTTCATCACATTCATTTTGTAACGAAATAATGCGATACCCGCTGCAACAGCAATTACCGCTGATATCCATTCAAACCGCCCATCAAAGCCTTCTGGCCACAAAATGTGGTAACAGAAAAACAGGGCGAGATTCAAGATCACACCTACCACCGCCGCCGTGATGGCCGTGAGTGGCGCAGTGAATTTCAAATCATTGTGCGTCGTTTCAATAAAGGGGGCACCCGCAAAAATAAAAATAAACGAGGGCAAGAAGGTAAACCAGGTGACAATGGTGGCGGCTACTGCGCCCGCGAGAAATACCATGTCGGTGCCAAATACGGCTTGTACATATCCCCCAATAAAACCGACAAAGGCCACCACCATAATCAGCGGCCCTGGTGTGGTTTCACCGAGCGCGAGGCCATCGATCATTTGCGTGGGCGTGAGCCAACCATAGTGGCCGACCGCACCCTGATAAACATAGGGCAATACCGCATAGGCACCACCGAAAGTGAGTAGTGCCGCTTTGGTAAAGAACCAGGCCATTTGTGTCAGTGTGTGATCCCAACCGAAATAACTCCAAAGTGCAAACAGCGGAACAGCCCAGAGTAATGCACCGGAGATCAAGATCATGCTGAAACGCGACCAGCGGAACATGGCGTGCGCGGGCGTGGGTGTGTGATCATCGAATAACGCGGTGCCGAAGGATTTATCAGCCTTGCCATGGCCACCGCCGCTGTTGAAGTAGTCAGGTAGAAACCGCCCACCCAAATAACCAATCAGTGCCGCTGCAATCACGATGTAAGGGAATGGGATATTGAGTGCAAAAATGGCCACAAACGCGGCGGCAGCAATCGCCCACATCACATTATTTTTCAACGCGCGTGAACCAATGCGATGGGCGGCATGCACGACGATGGCAGTCACCGCCGGTTTGATACCGTAGAACAAACCGGCTACCCAACTTACGTCGCCGTAAGCGATATATACCCACGAGAGTCCAATCAAAATGAAGAGTGATGGCAACAAAAACAGCACACCCGCCACTATACCGCCCCAGGTACGATGCATTAACCAGCCAATGTAAGTGGCAAGTTGTTGCGCCTCCGGACCAGGCAACACCATGCAGTAATTGAGCGCATGCAAAAACCGTTTTTCGCTGATCCAGCGCCGGCGCTCCACCAGCTCCTGGTGCATGATGGCTATTTGGCCTGCCGGGCCACCAAAGCTGA is a genomic window of Shewanella sp. GD04112 containing:
- a CDS encoding Fe-Mn family superoxide dismutase, yielding MNDFNQNKRDFLATSATAAAGLLIASASNVSAAESSSQAAPKGANWMITEIKPKPLSFNAAKLKGLSANLIESHWTNNYSGSVKTLNAVNDQLSQALANPDTPAFLYNDLKREHLIRTGSVILHELYFDNLGGNGKADGELRSAFAKQFGTFDRWETEFRKIAQGLGGGSGWVVLGYNTHFNKLENYWMGDHAHFPVGTVPLLVMDMYEHSYHMDFGAAAGKYIDAFFNNINWDEVAHRLQATHTKTTS
- the chrA gene encoding chromate efflux transporter, which translates into the protein MSNTTELIAHQPVEAPAPVSFWEAFRFWLKLGFVSFGGPAGQIAIMHQELVERRRWISEKRFLHALNYCMVLPGPEAQQLATYIGWLMHRTWGGIVAGVLFLLPSLFILIGLSWVYIAYGDVSWVAGLFYGIKPAVTAIVVHAAHRIGSRALKNNVMWAIAAAAFVAIFALNIPFPYIVIAAALIGYLGGRFLPDYFNSGGGHGKADKSFGTALFDDHTPTPAHAMFRWSRFSMILISGALLWAVPLFALWSYFGWDHTLTQMAWFFTKAALLTFGGAYAVLPYVYQGAVGHYGWLTPTQMIDGLALGETTPGPLIMVVAFVGFIGGYVQAVFGTDMVFLAGAVAATIVTWFTFLPSFIFIFAGAPFIETTHNDLKFTAPLTAITAAVVGVILNLALFFCYHILWPEGFDGRFEWISAVIAVAAGIALFRYKMNVMKVIGMSALVGLAVSLMGIN